The Quercus lobata isolate SW786 chromosome 4, ValleyOak3.0 Primary Assembly, whole genome shotgun sequence genome segment TGAAGAGAAATTACGtgaaataatattatctaacaTTAACAGTAGTAATGATTATAATCCAATGGATCATTGTGTATGAATCCAACGGCTCATTGTGTATGAATCCAACAGTTCCTAATCTAATCATAACACATTGaagatataatttttaagtaGAAATCCTCATCTAATGGAAAAATCTCCTTGTACACATTAATGGGCAGtgggctttttaaaaaaattaatctcaaGCTAGCTAAACCacaaaactaataacaaaaaaaaattcaaaatctacaCACTATAGAAAAattaagtagaaaaaaaaaatacaagatttaCGAACTTGTACATAAACTTACAATGATTCAGCCTTTAATGCTCAGGTCTTTTTgctcaaaaatccaaatttgaaTAAGAGCATCTCCATCTAGTTTTAatatctcatcttattttaccatctcaaaaagctactttatcaattataccatactattttacaatacacccaacatcctaaaactctattattttaccattttattaaaatattattttttaaatttctttattatttctttccaacgtcatttctttttcaaattcaactgttccaactttttcaaattcaactaTTCCAACGGTCAATTTTCAACAACctgccagtttttttttttttttttcaatttctttccaACTATTTCAACAACCtgggtgtatttttttttttttttcaatttcttatcAACTATTTCAACAAcctgccaatttttttttcaatttctttccaACTATTTCAACAacttgtcaaattttttttttagaaagaaccTGCCAAATATCAATGTAAAATCCACATACATATTTATAGATGCATCCTGTCAAATATTAATGTATTCAACTTGCCAATTTTAatgatccacacacacacacacacacatatagaacctgccaatttttctttcttttttttttctttttttttgagaaagaacctGTCAAATATCAATTTACTCAAACTTGCTAACTTTAAAAAtccacatacatacatatatatacaaccTACCAAATATCAATGTACTCAACCTGCCAACTTAAAAAatccacatacatatatatacatacaaccTGTCAAATATCAATGTATTCAACCTGCCAATTTTTAAAatccacatacatatatatacatgcaacCTACCAAATATCAATGTACTCAACCTACCAACTTTTATAATCcacatacaaatatatatagatacaatCCACATACATAACTATCAATGTTGTCTTTAGAAGATTCGTACATatatcaaattacaataaaacccCACATGCATAACTTACACACTTAAGTTCTTACAACTCCCCTTGTAATTTCCATAAATGCTCAATGAGGTCGAATTGGAGTTGATCATGAATTTCACGGTCTCAAATACATTGATGAGTTTCAATGAACTCCGTAAATTCATTTGTGTGCTCTCGAGACAGTTGTATAGTAGGATTGTCATCAATTTGCTCATAATCTACTTCCTCTGCTTCATTTACATTTCGCTCATTCTCAACAATCATGTTATGAAAAATTACATATGCTTTCATGATGTCTTGGAGCGTTTCACTATAGAAAAATCTTACAGGTCCACGCACAATTGCGAATCTTGTTTGAAGCACTCTAAATGCACACTCTACATCTTTTCTATTTGCCTCTTGGgctttttgcaaataattttttttttatgtcctCGTGGAGATGGAATTGTTTTAACAAATGTTGACCACTTTGGATATATGCCATCAGCAAGGTTGTATCCCATTGTATTCTCATGCCCATTGATTGAGTAATTAACTGCAGGAGCACGTCTTTGTTCGAGCTCAAAAAATATAGGAGACTGTTCTAATATATTAATGTCATTCTTTAACCCACGTAACCCAAAAAATGCATGCCATATCCAAAGATCAAATGATGCCACTGCTTCCAAAACAATGGTTGGCTCACGAATGTGACCAGAGTACTGACCTTTCCATGTAGTCGGAcaatttttccatttccaaTGCATGCAATCAATGCTCCCTAAAATCCTTGGAAATCCACGTCTTTCCCCATTGACTAAAAGTCTAGCAATGTCTTCGTTGTTTGGGGACCTCAAGTATTCCTTGGAGAAAATATCAACCACcgctttaacaaattttttcagaCTTTCTATTGCAGTGGATTCTTCAATCCGCACATACTCATCCATAAAATCAGCTGCCACTCCATGCGCAAGCATCCTATGTGCAGCTGTTATCTTTTGAAGAGAAGATAAACCGAGCATCTGGGCATAatctcttttatgaataaagTAAGGTTCATAAATTTCTACCTTGGATTGAATACGGAGAAAAAGAGACCGACTCATCCGAAATCTCCTTCGAAATAAATGAGGAGGATATACTAGTGTGTTGGTAAAATAGTCGAGATAAAGTCTTTTATGGCCTGCCAAACGATCACTTCTGATATACTGATGACGCTTACGTTGTGATGTTGAACCCTTAAGAACTCACCTCATTATCTCATCCTAGTTTGAGCCGTCAAAAAGCAATTTGCGAAGCCTAGAGCAACCCATAGTGACAACCTTAAAGATAACAGTGTTAGGAAATTATCACTATTATTGTAAAGCAAGTAGAGATTACATTATGAAAAGGGAACAAGTAGATATATTATTCGATAAACAAAGCTTAAAATCTGTCAAAGCAAAAGTCCCCCCAGTAAAGATTGATAAGAAATAAAGCATATAGAAGATGCCATGACTAGCACTTTACACCCCAGGACTTTCAACATCATACTAGACAATGACGCTTTAAACTATTActcattattaaattaatatctacaaaaacaataatGGTCCCAACCAGAGGATTTAATTCTCTCAACTCTATTCTTTGTAATGCATATCTCCATCTCTGCTTGTTCGTGTGTTTGTGTTGTGGGCTTAGTGACTCTTCTAGCTTAGAGAGTAATTGATCTTAGGATTCTAAGGGAAGCTATGTATGCGTAGATTTAGTGTAGAGTCTGATGGTCTAGAGGTGATATTATGCTTTCAAGCAACCCAATATTGACAAATAATGTATAAAGTTTTTggtactcttctttttttttttttttttgcttggtgagATTGAATCTAAGACCTTGCCTAACCCATCCAACCTACTGCCAACTGCCAAGCCAGTGCCCTAGGGACTGGAAGTTCAATTTTCATGAGTCTATATGTACAAAGTTTTATTGTTGATTTGAAATGTAACATATTTGTAGCACATCAGTCTAAAGTTTCCAGAATTTTGATTCTATTAGCAATGCTAAAATCTATTTGTTTGAAAAGATGATATTTGGCTGAGTTTCATTcttcatttattaaataaatgtagCACACTAACACCATACTAACACCTTAATGGCTTCAGCTTGGATAACATTGCTGGCCCTAGATTTCTTTAATCTTTTACTACTTTAAAGTTTGAACACCACAATTTCAACATACAATATAGacttaagattttcaaaaatttattagaattcTTATACATTTCTTGACCTACTTCACGTGGGAAGTCCATTGAACTGCAAGTGAAGTTGCTCGCTATGACATGATACATTCAAAAGATAGACTAGAATCAAACATTTGTATGCAATAAACTATGATCCCATGTTTCCCATCTCGTTAAGAAAGAGGTCAAGGGCTAAAAGGCATTTATTAAATGGCTAATATCTCTAGCTTTAATTCAAgtattaagcttttgttcacATTATAGTAAAGCCTAAATATTCATTCATGTACTAAAGTATTAATCAAGAAATTGAAACACTAGCTTGTCATTCAATTTTACCATTAAATAAGCCAGAAATAGGGAAAGGGCATAAAGTTCAATTTTAATGGTAGGGACATAAATAGGGAAAGGGCATAAAAAAGTTGTCACTTTCCATTAATTGTGACCATCTAGTTTAGTTAATCAATCTTATTATAAGCAAAAATACATCATCAAACATAGAAAGGACATAAGTTTTTCATATAAGCAAAAATGATGTGATTACATAAGTGGCACAACCTATTGTCAATTGATCAAGTTGGAACAATACATCATCTACATGTTCCAAACCTACGCTTAAAATAAGCCACTaccaaaacaatgttgaaaCAAAATATCACCTACATATGCCAAACCCCAACCCATATATAATTTACTACCAAAATATTGTTATGACAAGACATCATCTCCTTGGGTCAAACCCAACTATTTACTCTAAGTGTTGCCTTGCAAGGATTTGATCcttgagattttcaaaataaagtcTTTCTTTGTCATTCATGCCACTTATATCCATGGTCATTATTCTTCCCTCCTCCCTAATAGTTTCAAGACGAAGCCTTTCCTTTTCAATATCAGCTCTTTGTGCATCCATTCGAACCCTATTCGCTTTGATGCGAAAAGCCTCTCTATCTTGTTCATGTGATTCCTGAAGATAAGATATTGTAATTTTTTCGCCAAATAATCATCAAAACCCTTATCACCATCTGTTCTCTTTCTCATTGCCTTTTTCGGCTTTTTTGCCAATTGGTCTCTCTACCTCTATTGTGTCATCATCATTACTACCAACTTGATCAATTGAACTAGGAGTTTGAGGGAGCCCTTTTAATCTTTCCTTAGGCATACTCCACTTTGGTTGGTTCTTCAACACAACCCAACAATGTTCAAATGCAAAAActgtttttttgttggttgttgGAGCTGGTAAAGCTTTATATagattctttgcatattttaactagaatttttttaaaaaaaataaataaataattagtgtCTTGAAACTATTCAGAAATTAATATTGTAACACTattacaatataatttataccttGTCCTCGTCAGTCCCACCACTTTTATTTCAGGTTTCAATTTTAGTCATGAACCCAGCAAACCTACTTGTCTCCCTATTAATATTTCCCTATCGACTCTGGAAGGAAGAAGCAGAACGTGTGGTTCCGTAAGTATTATTCTCACAAAAGTATTGCCAAATTTtctcccaaaatttttcaaccCTTTGGTCAGTACTTTGCACGGCATCCATGCTAATGTTAAGCCATGCAGAGACGAGGAGGTTGTCCTCATCTACACTGAAGTTGCTACCACATTTTGTTGGATTAAAGGTGACAATTTCAACTTCCGGACAAGACTCTTGGATGGACATTGAAGCATTTTGAGACCCACTTAAAAATGGTGccagaaaatcatcatcatccatttgTGAGATATTAACATATCGTGTTATCTCTTCTTGTGTACCCATCCCTTTTAAATAAGGAACTTAAAACAGTTAGTGTATGAAGTCAATTAGAGCCAATTCACAAAGTCCAAGAGTTCAAGTATTTGTGGTAAGTGATTACTACAATTAGAAATACAAACTTAACCAAATCTACAAGAGTTCAAAGCCTTCacatattatgattggtggCAGCTTCTCACATATAGCAACATCCTACAATGTATGTTGACAACTCCTAgtcaaaacaatatatattgaTAGCTCCTACTCAATCAATTTTgactatatatacaacaataattttttgttacaaaaataCAAGCCCTTTACACAGCCAAATATTAATAGAATACAGCAGCAAATATAACTCAAAATATACTCTCTGCAAACACAGCCCATACATGGCCAACATGTACAAAtagaaatcaaataaaaccatAGAGTTGAACATAACAAAAACCGTTGATAGAACCTTTGCATACAACATATTAATTTGTTgaagaaaaaatcaataaacaaGAACACCGATTATCTAATAAAATTGGGATTTTGGTAACTGAAGTTGAACCTGAGCAAACTTTCTGAAGATGCTAATCCGACAGCGAGCGAAAACCCCTTATGATGAAGCTGAATCCCACCTTTGCAAACATCAACAGCAATTCTTAGatcaaaacccaaacacaaacataaGTTGAATCCCCCTTTTTCTtgcaaaaagagaaaagaaacacaaacacaaaaactcgAACATGGATCAAAACCCACCTAGTAAATTgctttgattttaattttgatttgatttgatttgagagACGAGCGGAGCTTCGTTTGAGATTttgcaaacaaaattttaatccaaacccacaaaccctTGAGAATCTCGGTTTGAAGAAAGAGTAATGGAGTGAAAAGTTAAATGGGTATCTATAGTGTTGGGTTTATGAGATGAGTGAATCGGTAAAACGGATTTGGAGATGGGTGAGGGTGAATCGGCATTCAACAGAGGCTTGGTGACAGCGGCTTGGTGATTCGAAGAGAAAAGCGAGGCTTGGTGATGGGTGAGGGTAATGGAGTGAAAAGTTAAATGGGCATCTAGAGTGTTGGATTTATGAGATGAGTGAATCGGTAAACAGATTTGGATATGGGTGAGGGTGAATCGGCATTCGACAAAGGCTTGGTGATTCGAAGAGAAAAGCGAGGCTTGGTGATAGTGGCTTGGTGATCGGAGAGAAAAGCGAGGCTTGGTGACAGTGGCTTGGTGAtcggagagaaagagagaagctTGACAatggcgagagagagagagagagagagagagagagagagagagagagagagagcaacccGGTACTATagcaagagagagaggggcTTGCAACGGATTAAAATACACTAAATTGTTTTGGCATAGcgctacagtaccatctcacatatgagatggtactgtagcgctatgccaaaaaaatttggccTCGATGGTTTTAGCCATCCAATCGCTGAGCGTATTTTGGGCCTGTATGCCAAATGTACTttacatttggcatttgacaGGCCCATTGTTAATGCTTTTAGAGTTTTTTGTACCAAAATTCaagcaaacaacaaaaattagcaCAAAAGTTCCATgacccattaaagaaaaaaccaaatcaaagcaAACCCGTAAGCCAAAACACAAAGACTCCATaacccattaaagaaaaaacaaatcaaagcaAACCCATAAGCTAAAACACAATGACTTACACTTTAAAGAAACTTGAACaccaaaaaagaaggaaaaaagtatGGTGGTGGCAATGGGTGGTAGTGGAGGTCGATGATGGCCGCGGTGGCTATGTTGGTGGCAATGGGTGGTGGCTAGAGAGGGAAGAGATTGTAGATCGGTGGGTCGGCGGCAGCAAGGGCGGCGGCGATGGTTGGCAGTGGCTAAGTGTGAAGAAGtgatttgggggggggggggggggagagagagagagagagaatatagaAGTGGGATGAAGGGAAattgtttgtttggaaaaaaaaatgacaagaaagaaaagaatgaaaaaacgtgtaaggaaaaaaaagggggaaaaggaGGGACAAAATCGTGGGAACTGAAACTTAACGAAATTTTGTGtgggaaaaagacaaaaatttcgAGGAAACATATAGCGTTGCTATAAACAAAACATACGCAACTAAAACTGTACTTTTTGTGGCGTTTTAAGAAATGCTGCTATTATTTTGGGTTACAATGacgtttttcaaaaaatgttgcGAAAGGCTCACTCTTTAgcaactttttttaaaaatgtcacAATATACTACTTATAGTGGCAGATTTAAAAACGTCTCTAAAAAAAAGCCGCCTAAACCCATATTTCTTGTAGTGGTATGGGTTAGGTTGACTTCTAAACTTGATTATAATGTCTCACCATTCACTACCATGTTAAAACGgcaaaaaaccaaataatacGAGATCAATTGTAATCAATGTAAATTATGATAACCTAGGGGTGATCAAATTACACCAATTCAAATCAGCCCCATTTGATCCAACCATAACGGTGGCAGATGGTatgattataaatttataatcaagTGTAGctgtttaaaaattttcaagtggtgtgggttccagttagctcaatcgataaaatctctgatggttgtataagagatctagggttcaaacTTGACcaacaccaaaaactaattggcgtcttggtctgatgataaagagctatcatcaagaatgaacgccataggttgaaactctctcaaaaaaataatatttcaagtGGTCAGACAAATGGCAAGTTTGATAAGATCtcacccaacaaaaaaataatatttataggccttttttacatatttagagcattctcattaagcattctaaaaaatttagcatttaccCTCTCAAAACCtaattttataacatataacacaCCACTTTATAATCTTCTTTACATCAaaacttctaatttttttaacacttcatttaaatattctatctttattcttttttattctttttttattcttcctctctctttctctgtctctctctcctctgtctctctttcACAACCCAGCACCACCGGCCACCATATCCACCCACCCATATCAAAACCACCACATCCACCCACCATCGCCACAACCACAAACAacaacagggaaaaaaaaagaaaaaaaaagaaaaaaaaaacctccacatCCAAAGccacaaaatcaaagaatcatcCAAATCAAAGAATCACAAAACCACCCCGAACAACCCACACCCAGCGCCCAAAACCACCCCGATCAACCCATAAACCCAGCCACGAAATCAAGAACCcaccaaaatcaatcaaaaccaTTGAAATTAAAACTCACCGACATCAAAATTGCAAAACCCACTCACCGAACCAC includes the following:
- the LOC115985017 gene encoding uncharacterized protein LOC115985017 encodes the protein MLGLSSLQKITAAHRMLAHGVAADFMDEYVRIEESTAIESLKKFVKAVVDIFSKEYLRSPNNEDIARLLVNGERRGFPRILGSIDCMHWKWKNCPTTWKGQYSGHIREPTIVLEAVASFDLWIWHAFFGLRGLKNDINILEQSPIFFELEQRRAPAVNYSINGHENTMGYNLADGIYPKWSTFVKTIPSPRGHKKKIICKKPKRQIEKM